A single genomic interval of Panthera uncia isolate 11264 chromosome A1 unlocalized genomic scaffold, Puncia_PCG_1.0 HiC_scaffold_17, whole genome shotgun sequence harbors:
- the LOC125935393 gene encoding transmembrane emp24 domain-containing protein 9-like, which yields MALPLLLGQLLALMGPGDAFYLEVRELEEKCFIQEIPDGTVVIGNYKTELYDPAMEKYQPSPQWINLFVFVKDPENKNLLARQYGPQGSFTFTSQSPGEHQICLHLESIRFALFYDGKLAIHLDMQLGERTNDYSEFAAKDKLTQLHLRVQQLVEQVELIQKEQEYQRWREERFRQTSESTNQRVLWWSILQTFILVATGVWQMQHLKSFFKAKKLV from the exons ATGGCCCTGCCGCTGCTGCTGGGGCAGCTGCTGGCGCTGATGGGCCCCGGGGACGCGTTCTACCTCGAGGTCCGCGAGCTGGAGGAGAAGTGCTTCATCCAGGAGATCCCCGATGGTACCGTGGTCATAG GTAACTACAAGACGGAGCTATACGACCCTGCTATGGAAAAGTACCAGCCCTCCCCTCAGTGGATCAATTTATTCGTGTTTGTGAAGGACCCGGAGAACAAG AACCTTCTGGCCCGTCAGTACGGCCCTCAGGGCAGCTTCACCTTCACCTCCCAGTCTCCAGGAGAGCACCAGATCTGCCTCCACCTTGAGTCTATCCGGTTCGCCCTCTTCTATGATGGCAAGCTG GCCATTCACTTGGATATGCAGTTGGGTGAACGCACCAACGATTACTCGGAGTTTGCAGCCAAGGACAAGCTGACCCAGCTGCATCTGCGTGTCCAGCAGCTTGTGGAGCAGGTGGAGTTGATCCAGAAGGAGCAGGAATACCAGAGG TGGCGAGAGGAGCGCTTCCGGCAGACCAGCGAGAGCACCAACCAGCGGGTGCTGTGGTGGTCCATTCTGCAGACCTTCATCCTCGTGGCCACAGGTGTCTGGCAGATGCAGCACCTCAAGAGTTTCTTTAAAGCCAAGAAGCTGGTGTAG